A genomic stretch from Podospora pseudoanserina strain CBS 124.78 chromosome 3, whole genome shotgun sequence includes:
- the HDA1 gene encoding Histone deacetylase hda1 (BUSCO:EOG09263E5F; EggNog:ENOG503NTWF; COG:B): MGHVAGHCAYHSPISFLLCLAHILKPSALFALGTYLFHLPRHYLCLSSRLVANKSQTNLPSLQHLRFASSICWPGPCGIMDVDQDVVMDGTADAPSIQSANGYSEPTSKSGGSSLETPNGHSADSSAEGTASKSGEPGYPESFRRKGILPTGCCYDDRMKLHANADFGPNPHHPEDPSRIEVIMRIFKKHGLLFTGTDAELIDVINNRPTSYMWRIPAREATEEEIRTVHRVEHFNWVKALSTKTTHELRDISAMMDQGRESLYVGSMTYEASLISAGGAIETCKAVVTGTVKNAFAVIRPPGHHAEYDQPMGFCLFNNVPIAAKVCQKEYPDICRRVMILDWDVHHGNGIQNMFYEDPNILYISLHVYKNGDFYPGKPDNPMIPDGGMEQCGAGNGLGKNINIAWHDQGMGDGEYMAAFQKIVMPIGHEFNPDLVIISAGFDAAAGDELGACFVSPACYAHMTHMLMSLAGGKVAVCLEGGYNLIAISKSALAVAQTLMGEPPPQMQIPRISKEASKVLAKVQAYQAPYWECMRPGIIDVTEMTKNDSSRLHDVIRSSQKEKLSKYGMLPLYIQRDIIFRSFENQVLVTKGVQSAKKLLLIVHDPPELHGQPDPLDNSLEPHNSWVSDGVAKYIDWACNNDFGVIDINVPHYITRTDDTEHFTPRMDEKTLQMHLQELMCYIWDNYLQLYDGADEIYLMGVGNAYLGIKVLLINRNVRNRIAGIVNFVDGSLRPVKSDVDEDLSSWYKDNSQVYVANDHACWSDPDLTRKVMKRRFGNAIRSEVNGLAPMMSRHFKDVLRFIAEQARKLHGGETTEDEGNRRG, translated from the exons ATGGGTCACGTAGCTGGGCACTGTGCTTATCATAGCCCTATatctttcctcctctgcctaGCTCATATCCTCAAGCCTTCTGCCTTGTTTGCCCTTGGCACCTATCTTTttcaccttcctcgacaCTACCTCTGTTTATCTTCAAGACTCGTCGCTAACAAAAGCCAGACAAACTTGCCAAGTCTACAACACCTTCGCTTCGCCTCTTCCATTTGCTGGCCAGGTCCTTGCGGCATCATGGACGTTGACCAAGATGTTGTGATGGATGGGACCGCGGATGCGCCTTCTATACAGTCCGCCAATGGCTATTCAGAACCAACGTCCAAGTCGGGAGGGAGCTCTCTGGAGACACCAAACGGCCACAGCGCCGACAGCAGTGCCGAAGGGACAGCTTCCAAGAGTGGCGAGCCTGGCTATCCTGAAAGTTTCCGACGAAAAGGGATCCTACCAACCGGTTGCTGTTATGATGACCGCATGAAGCTCCATGCCAACGCGGATTTCGGGccaaaccctcaccacccagaAGACCCATCGCGTATCGAGGTCATTATGAGGATCTTCAAAAAGCACGGTCTCCTGTTTACGGGAACAGATGCCGAGCTCATCGATGTCATTAACAACAGACCAACCAGCTACATGTGGAGGATTCCTGCAAGGGAAGCGACAGAAGAAGAGATCCGTACTGTTCATAGAGTCGAACATTTCAACTGGGTCAAGGCTCTGTCCACCAAGACCACGCACGAACTCCGCGATATCTCAGCCATGATGGACCAAGGTCGCGAGTCCCTCTATGTTGGTAGTATGACATACGAGGCCTCTCTGATCTCGGCCGGTGGTGCCATCGAAACCTGCAAGGCTGTCGTTACCGGCACCGTCAAGAATGCCTTCGCTGTTATCCGACCACCAGGACATCACGCCGAGTACGACCAACCTATGGGTTTCTGTTTGTTCAACAACGTACCGATTGCGGCCAAAGTCTGCCAGAAGGAGTACCCCGACATTTGCCGCCGCGTCATGATTCTCGATTGGGATGTCCACCACGGCAACGGCATTCAGAACATGTTTTACGAGGATCCCAACATTCTCTACATATCTTTGCATGTTTACAAGAACGGAGACTTTTACCCAGGAAAGCCTGATAACCCCATGATTCCGGATGGCGGGATGGAGCAATGCGGTGCTGGAAACGGGCTCGGCAAGAACATCAACATCGCGTGGCACGACCAGGGCATGGGCGATGGCGAGTACATGGCGGCATTCCAAAAGATTGTTATGCCAATTGGCCATGAGTTCAACCCCGACCTGGTTATCATCTCTGCCGGTTTCGACGCTGCCGCCGGAGATGAGCTCGGCGCTTGCTTCGTGTCGCCTGCCTGTTACGCTCACATGACACACATGTTGATGTCTCTGGCGGGCGGCAAGGTTGCCGTTTGTTTGGAGGGTGGTTACAATCTGATCGCCATCTCCAAATCGGCCCTGGCTGTCGCTCAAACCCTCATGGGCGAACCACCCCCGCAGATGCAGATTCCAAGAATCAGCAAGGAAGCCAGCAAAGTCCTGGCCAAGGTCCAAGCTTACCAGGCTCCCTATTGGGAGTGCATGCGGCCGGGCATCATCGACGTTACAGAGATGACCAAGAACGACTCGTCTCGCCTGCACGACGTGATCAGATCATCACAGAAAGAGAAGTTATCCAAGTACGGCATGCTCCCGTTGTATATCCAACGGGATATCATCTTTAGGTCATTTGAGAATCAAGTGTTGGTGACGAAGGGCGTGCAGTCCGCGAAGAAGCTGCTGTTGATTGTACATGACCCTCCCGAGCTGCATGGGCAGCCGGATCCCCTTGATAACTCTCTCGAGCCACACAATTCTTGGGTC TCTGATGGTGTGGCCAAGTACATTGACTGGGCTTGCAACAATGACTTTGGGGTGATTGATATCAACGTCCCCCACTACATTACCCGAACAGACGACACGGAGCACTTCACCCCGAGAATGGACGAGAAGACTCTCCAAATGCATCTTCAAGAGCTGATGTGTTACATCTGGGACAACTACCTCCAGCTCTACGACGGGGCAGACGAGATCTACctgatgggggtgggtaATGCCTACCTCGGGATCAAGGTCCTGTTGATCAACAGAA ACGTCCGCAACCGAATCGCTGGCATAGTAAACTTTGTGGACGGCAGTCTCCGGCCTGTCAAGTCGGACGTGGACGAGGACTTGTCGTCATGGTACAAGGACAACTCACAGGTCTATGTTGCCAACGACCACGCTTGCTGGTCGGACCCGGATCTTACTAGGAaggtgatgaagaggcgGTTCGGGAATGCCATCAGGAGCGAGGTGAATGGGTtggcgccgatgatgagTAGGCATTTTAAGGATGTGCTGCGGTTTATTGCTgagcaggcgaggaagcTTCACGGGGGGGAGACgacggaggatgaggggaataggagggggtga
- a CDS encoding hypothetical protein (COG:G; EggNog:ENOG503NUCI): MTVKVGINGFGRIGRIVFRNAVEHPDVEIVAVNDPFIEPKYAEYMLKYDSTHGVFKGTIEVSGSDLIVNGKTVKFYTERDPSAIPWKDTGAEYIVESTGVFTTTEKASAHLKGGAKRVIISAPSADAPMYVMGVNEKTYDGKAAVISNASCTTNCLAPLAKVVNDKFGIVEGLMTTVHSYTATQKTVDGPSAKDWRGGRGAAQNIIPSSTGAAKAVGKVIPELNGKLTGMAFRVPTSNVSVVDLTCRLEKPASYETIKAALKEASEGELKGILGYTEDEIVSSDLNGNANSSIFDAKAGISLNDNFVKLVSWYDNEWGYSRRVLDLLSYVAKYDASH; encoded by the exons ATGACTGTCAAGGTTGGCATCAACGGTTTCGGCCGCATTGGCCGTATCGTCTTCCGCAATGCGGTTGAGCACCCCGACGTCGAGATCGTTGCCGTTAACGACCCCTTCATTGAGCCCAAGTACGCT GAGTACATGCTCAAGTACGACTCTACCCACGGCGTCTTCAAGGGCACCATTGAGGTCTCCGGCAGCGATCTGATCGTCAACGGCAAGACCGTCAAGTTCTACACTGAGCGCGACCCCTCTGCCATCCCCTGGAAGGACACCGGCGCCGAGTACATCGTCGAGTCCACCGGtgtcttcaccaccaccgagaagGCTAGCGCCCACTTGAAGGGTGGTGCCAAGCGCGTCATCATCTCTGCCCCCTCGGCCGATGCCCCCATGTACGTGATGGGTGTCAACGAGAAGACCTACGACGGCAAGGCCGCTGtcatctccaacgcctcTTGCACCACCAACTGCCTGGCTCCCCTCGCCAAGGTTGTCAACGACAAGTTCGGCATCGTTGAGGGTCTCATGACCACCGTCCACTCCTACACTGCCACCCAGAAGACCGTCGATGGTCCCTCGGCCAAGGACTGGCGCGGTGGCCGTGGCGCTGCTCAGAACatcatccccagcagcaccggTGCCGCCAAGGCCGTCGGCAAGGTTATCCCCGAGCTCAACGGCAAGCTTACCGGCATGGCCTTCCGTGTCCCCACCTCCAACGTCTCCGTTGTCGACCTCACCTGCCGTCTCGAGAAGCCCGCCAGCTACGAGACCATCAAGGCCGCCCTCAAGGAGGCTTCCGAGGGTGAGCTCAAGGGCATTCTCGGCTACACCGAGGACGAGATTGTCTCCTCTGACCTCAACGGCAATGCCAACTCTTCCATCTTCGACGCCAAGGCTGGTATCTCCCTGAACGACAACTTTGTCAAGCTTGTCTCCTGGTACGACAACGAGTGGGGCTACAGCAGACGTGTGctcgacctcctctcctATGTCGCCAAGTATGATGCTTCTCATTAA
- a CDS encoding hypothetical protein (EggNog:ENOG503P52I) — protein sequence MCFFVFFCADFFLVDQGVDTDDRDDRYEDGEVRRYGAGESYRPYNRDRSPPPRPRSPMRDRGRTPPGGPDSYVPGRPSPRRRSRSVDRFRDRSRDRGAPQRWRRSRSRGRTDLHRGSPRRSPMRRSPPPRFMSPRRDDRRDDRRDDRRDIDRRDDRRDDRRFDDRRDDRRDERRDDRDERPRSPLPRRDLDIRRRSRSPFDRDRIRRDRSPPLRRSPPAGPRGGGSYRPRSRSPERRDPRDDRYPPAASTFRRQSPPPRDSVNTSVINSRSGSGRSSPRPPSRRGRDDRSRPQSPAPRSPPRPPSMRAPTPVQTSAPPPPRETPRQAPPQPSPQQPVQLTMQPAPRPAATEINSTPMRSPPRAPAALRAPPTGPAASRNFTSPVAPIPQHSTPQIPPSGPARDTTSPSIPPSGPRGYIAPSPRGNFTPRNSIGGGGRGINPSSSWGPPNSVSRNHNHPSHLPPRQTSSPTIPTSTGPSSIPTGPRSAGGSISGPSHNGPPSTGVASPSPSTPSVSLPPPTGPSAGVNTNRPFNPPTGPALSSPQPPRATLAQNLISTLPPLLPPGSGGKLDPSMATIDEKDPHYRKMKEDEERLREELKVRQEKLRKSMRVWDRMERESKGCELKSELSERSLRGLSGEGQGGAF from the exons ATGTGTTTTTTCGTATTTTTTTGTGCCGATTTTTTTCTCGTTGATCAGGGCGTTGATACTGACGATCGCGACGACAGATACGAGGACGGTGAAGTCAGAAGGTACGGTGCAGGTGAATCTTATCGACCTTACAACCGTGACcgatcacctcccccacgacCACGCAGTCCCATGAGGGATCGCGGTCGCACCCCGCCGGGAGGTCCCGACAGCTATGTCCCCGGCAGACCGTCTCCTCGACGCAGGTCACGCAGTGTTGATCGCTTCCGCGACAGATCAAGAGATCGTGGTGCCCCTCAGCGTTGGCGTCGTAGCAGAAGCCGAGGAAGAACCGACTTGCATCGTGGttctccaagaagaagcccaatGAGAAGATCACCGCCTCCCCGGTTCATGTCTCCTCGGCGAGACGACCGCCGTGATGACCGGCGAGATGACCGGCGCGACATTGACAGAAGAGACGATCGCCGAGATGACAGGCGATTTGACGACAGAAGAGATGATCGCAGAGACGAGAGAAGAGATGATCGAGATGAGCGCCCTCGTTCTCCTCTCCCGCGTCGCGACTTGGACATCAG ACGCAGGTCCCGCTCGCCTTTTGACAGAGACAGAATTCGCCGGGACCGTTCTCCCCCTCTGAGACGTTCTCCTCCAGCCGGTCCCCGCGGCGGAGGTTCTTATCGTCCTCGCTCTCGTTCTCCGGAACGTCGAGACCCTCGCGATGACAGATATCCTCCTGCTGCCTCGACCTTCCGTCGCCAGTCACCGCCGCCCCGGGATTCCGTCAACACTTCGGTGATCAACTCTCGCAGCGGCTCTGGTAGATCCTCTCCGcggcctccttctcgtcgtGGCCGGGACGATCGGTCTCGACCTCAGTCTCCCGCGCCCAGGTCTCCGCCTCGTCCGCCCTCCATGAGAGCGCCAACTCCCGTACAAACTtcggctcctcccccgcccagAGAGACCCCCAGACAGGCCCCGCCGCAGCCCTCGCCACAGCAGCCTGTCCAGTTAACTATGCAGCCAGCCCCAAGGCCAGCGGCTACAGAGATCAATTCTACTCCCATGCGCTCTCCTCCCCGGGCCCCGGCAGCGCTTAGAGCCCCTCCCACCGGCCCGGCCGCCTCCCGCAacttcacctcccccgtgGCACCCATCCCGCAACACTCGACCCCTCAAATCCCCCCGAGCGGCCCAGCCCGGGATACTACTAGTCCTAGCATCCCGCCCTCCGGACCCCGCGGCTACAttgctccctcccccagaGGCAACTTCACCCCTCGCAACAGCATCGGCGGAGGAGGCCGCGGCATcaacccttcctcctcctggggCCCGCCCAACTCTGTCTCAAGgaaccacaaccacccctcccatcttccacctcgacaaacctcctcccctaccATCCCCACCTCGACCggtccctcctccatcccgaCAGGTCCCCGCTCAGCAGGGGGTAGCATCTCGGGCCCCTCCCACAAcggccccccctccaccggcgtagcctccccctccccctccaccccctccgtctccctcccccctcctacCGGCCCCTCCGCTGGTGTCAACACCAACAGGCCgttcaacccccccaccggGCCCGCCTTATCCTCCCCGCAACCCCCTCGCGCGACGCTGGCTCAGAATCTGATAAGTACCTtgccccctctccttcccccggGCAGTGGCGGGAAATTAGACCCCTCAATGGCAACAATAGACGAGAAGGACCCCCACTACAGAAAAATgaaagaagacgaggaaaggctgagggaggagttgaaggTGCGACAAGAAAAATTAAGGAAGAGCATGAGGGTGTGGGAccggatggagagggagagtaAGGGGTGCGAGTTGAAGAGTGAGCTGAGTgagaggagtttgagggggctgagtggggaggggcagggaggTGCTTTTTAG
- a CDS encoding hypothetical protein (EggNog:ENOG503PBW9; COG:A) yields MAGDLPGATCAKRRSRKVPYTTLCHLSTIAMAQSRPIMRFGKSRNEFCKILFIIDMNSAVDDVANRIVRLYQELGRKKKMTNQRWRNIDS; encoded by the coding sequence ATGGCAGGCGATTTACCCGGTGCCACCTGTGCAAAAAGAAGATCACGTAAGGTACCTTACACAACCCTATGCCACCTTTCTACGATCGCAATGGCCCAGTCGCGTCCGATCATGCGCTTCGGCAAGTCGCGCAATGAGTTCTGCAAGattctcttcatcatcgatATGAACAGCGCAGTGGACGATGTTGCCAACCGGATTGTCCGCCTCTACCAAGAGCTcggaagaaagaagaagatgacgaaTCAACGATGGAGAAATATTGACAGCTGA
- a CDS encoding hypothetical protein (EggNog:ENOG503P9U1) — protein sequence MPSLLRAFQLGCESYISSASFRKPTALLASPSFGRWNHGHMTMRYRTGHTAGMPQDEDGPFAPEEREKIRRLLQQGYGLSDVFRLEDHISRRPRMVFDAMVEEDKELASLVRKRKRGKWSDEEKEHLIKLTNNRRRIDIESIARQIGRGQGAIRYQLRLMAKEKSAELGNDTVYLSAALLDKALGKEKQSILEARMCQIIDRLLEEGDATTQWRTILSAKSAEAWVATILALIPTPVKHILAAPRPPTAADWRSLAWQDTSLFGVYAWVLKRGRGSGLNPLRVEDYVYIGSATNRITGHFATLLVMEPASSKIGDIIKAQELVVFTEAIFTIWFGALTETESAGVTHRAGQHRRLHSLSPWVHTQRFNYRGLCSHNPLRLDLEPRGGTCSSCPMENTEPRQSGPVADNRATES from the exons ATGCCGTCCCTCCTAAGAGCTTTCCAACTAGGCTGCGAGAGTTACATCTCCTCAGCATCATTTCGAAAGCCTACTGCCTTGCTGGCTTCTCCCTCGTTTGGAAGGTGGAATCATGGCCACATGACAATGCGTTATCGTACTGGCCACACAGCCGGTATGCCACAGGATGAAGACGGCCCCTTCGCTCcggaggagagagaaaaaataCGGAGGCTTCTACAGCAAGGTTATGGGCTTTCTGATGTCTTTCGCTTGGAGGATCATATCTCGCGGCGCCCCCGAATGGTATTTGATGCTATGGTGGAAGAAGATAAGGAGCTGGCGAGCCTGGTGCGGAAGCGGAAACGTGGGAAATGGTCGGATGAAGAGAAGGAGCACCTAATCAAACTCACCAATAATCGCCGAAGAATTGACATCGAATCCATCGCACGCCAAATCggtcgaggacaaggagcCATTAGATACCAGTTACGGTTGAtggcaaaggaaaagagtGCGGAACTGGGAAATGACACCGTTTATTTGTCGGCAGCGCTTTTGGACAAAGCTCTCGGAAAGGAAAAGCAATCCATCCTCGAGGCACGAATGTGCCAAATCATCGACCgactgctggaggagggcgacgCTACAACCCAATGGAGAACCATCTTAAGCGCCAAATCGGCAGAAGCTTGGGTGGCAACCATTCTCGCGTTAATTCCGACACCGGTGAAGCACATCTTGGCCGCCCCCAGGCCGCCCACAGCTGCAGattggaggagcttggcttGGCAGGATACCAGCTTGTTCGGGGTCTATGCGTGGGTTCTCAAGCGTGGCCGGGGCTCCGGCCTTAACCCACTTCGAGTAGAGGACTACGTCTACATAGGTTCAGCCACCAA CCGTATCACTGGACATTTTGCTACTCTCCTTGTAATGGAGCCGGCGTCTTCCAAAATTGGGGATATAATCAAAGCACAAGAGCTCGTGGTATTTACCGAGGCAATCTTTACTATCTGGTTTGGGGCGCTTACAGAGACCGAGTCGGCTGGCGTGACTCACCGCGCGGGGCAACACCGTCGTCTCCACTCCCTGTCTCCCTGGGTTCACACGCAGCGGTTCAATTACAGGGGACTGTGTTCTCACAACCCTTTACGTCTTGACTTGGAGCCCCGGGGAGGAACCTGTTCATCTTGCCCTATGGAAAATACTGAACCGCGTCAATCCGGGCCAGTGGCGGACAACAGAGCAACGGAGAGTTGA